Part of the Desulfohalovibrio reitneri genome is shown below.
GGGCCCGGAGGCATGGTCATCGCCTTCATCATCGCCGTGGCCATGAACGTTGGCAGCTACTGGTATTCGGACAAGATCGTCCTGCGCATGTACAAGGCCAAGGAACTGGCCGAGCACGACGCCCCGGCCATTCACAAAATGGTGGACGATCTGGCCCGCGAGGCGGGCATCCCCAAGCCCAAACTCATGCTTGTGCCCCAGCAGCAGCCCAACGCCTTCGCCACCGGCCGCTCGCCCTCCAACGCCGTGGTGGCCGTCACCCAGGGCATCGTGCAGACCCTCTCCCCCGAGGAGCTCAAGGGCGTCATCGCCCACGAGATGGGACACATCAAGAACCGCGACATCCTCATCCAATCCATCGCCGCCGTCCTGGGCGGAGCCATCATGATCCTGGCCAACATCGCCCAGTTCACCGCCATTTTCGGCGGCATGGGCGGCAACGACGACGAGGGCGGCAACCCCATCGCCGCCCTGGCCCTGGCCATCATCGCCCCCTTTGCCGCTATGCTCATCCAGATGGCCATCTCCCGCTCGCGCGAATACTTGGCCGACCGCACCGGCGCGGCCCTCTGCCATCACCCGGAACACCTGGCCTCGGCCCTGGAAAAAATCAGCGCCCACGCCCAGCGCCAACCCATGAAAGGCGCCAACCCGGCCACCGAGAACATGTTTATCATCTCCCCCTTCTCCGCCGGACGCGCCGCCCACCTCTTCGCCACCCACCCTCCTGTTGAGGACCGCGTGGCGCGCCTGCGCTCCATGGCCGGCAAGGTCTAGAGGGCGTAAGCAGGCGATTGGAAAAATAAAGCCGCTTCCGGGGCGACGCCCCGGAAGCGGCTTTTCGCGTTTGTGGGGGAGAAGGGGAGAGAGAAGATTTCGCCCTTCGGGCGGGCAGGGCCTGCTCGGCCCTGGACTCGGGACAAGCTCCCTGTGCATGCGTGTTCACGGGATGGGGCGCGGCGGGAACACGGGAGGGGAGCACCCCGGGGTGTGGGTGGTTGTGAAGCGCGTTGACCCGGCAGAACGTTACCTTGGCCGTTTCGCTTCACATGCGTTGGACGGGAAACTGGGCTGGCATCCCCGGCTCCTTCCTTTCCGCGCCACGCCCCGGGGCGAAGTGAGCGCCAAGCGAATTGTTCAGGAGGGGGAGGAAGGGAACCTTTTTCTGACTGCAAAAAAAAGTTCCCTTCCCCCACCAATATCCGGTCAGTCCTTCCGTTCGGCGCAGCTGTCGGTTATTCCCGCGCCGCCCAGGGCTTCCTGGATGGGAATGAAGAAATTGATGCTTGTGGACGTGCCCATGCCATCCAGGTACCCGCTCACGGACACGCCCACCACCTCGCCGTGAGCATTGAACAGGGGGCCGCCGCTGTTGCCGCCCAGGATGGACACGTCGGCCTGGATGAGGTGGCCGCCGGAACTCGAGTCCTTGCGTATGGCGCTGACCACGCCCTTGGTCACGGTGGTGTCGAACGCCAGCTTCATGGGGCTGCCCACGGCGAATACGTCCTGCGCCGGTTTCGGGAACCCGTCCGCAATCGGCAAGGCTGGGAGCTTGGCCTGGCACTTGATGAGGGCCACGTCGCGCACCGGGTTGTTGCGGATGACCTTGCCGGGCAGCTCGTAGCCCTGCTGGAAGCGCAGGGTGACTTCCTCGAGCTCCCCCACCACATGGCTATTGGTCAGCACGTAGCCGCTGCCGCTGATCACGAAACCCGAACCGTGCGAGTTGTTGGCGAGGACCGTGACCACCGAGGAAAGGTACTTGCCGTTGTTTTCGGCGAAATTTCCCTTGGCGCGGCCGTCCAGGCAGACGGAGATAGTGTCCGGCGTTTCCACTCGCCTGGGCGGTTCGCCGGCGAGTTCATGGAAGGACTCGTCGTTGGCCAGGTCCACCGTGGCGTCCTCGAAAGCCTCGGTGAAGAGCAGGTAGAAGCCGTCGCTGCGCCCCTCGGTGCTGTTGCTGTACCCGATGGTGTCGGTTTGCATCACCGTCCGCCGCTGCCTGGCGTCATACACGGACCATTCCACCCCCAGGCGCATCTCCCCGCGGGTCGTGCCCAGGGGAAAGCCGGCCCAGATGCCGTGCTCGTTGCAGATGTTGGCCTGGATGTCGTCGACATTGGCCGCCAGGCGATACCGGGCGCTGCCCAGCTCGTCGCCCCGGTCGAACACCACGGAAGGGTCGCCGACCACGTTGTACCCCTCCCGCTTCATGGTCTCGTAGAAAAGCATCGCCAGTTCATCGTCCTGGCCGGAGAGGTGGCCGCGCCCACTGGACCACATCAGGGCGCCGTCATAGGTATAGTTGCATATCTTGCCGTCGGACGTGTAGCCGGAATACAGCGCGCCGATCCTGGTGGCCCGCTTGACCGTGATGATGGCCCTGTCCATGCCGATGCGCGGCATCTCCCGGTAATCGCCCTTCTCGATCTCGGGGTTGTCCACGTCCGGGGCGATGGGAACCTTCTTGGTGCCGCACCCCGTGGCGAACAACATCGCCACCACCGCCAATACAAGCAAAACACGCCGCATGATCCGCAATCCTCCGGTTTCAGGACTGCGAACAGATACTCTCCGGCCTGTAAAAAAGCAAGTATATATAGTTCTTCCGGCTGGCTGGGGGAGAGGGAAGGGGGGAAGATTTCGCCCTGCGGGCGACCAGGGGGCTGCGCGCCCCCTGGACCCTGCGGCAAAGTAACTTTGCATGTGTGTTCGCGGGATGGTGCGCGTCAGGTGAAAGGCGAGGGAGCACTCCGGCGTACCCTCGATTGTTGGACTATCCCAACCGGTAAAACCCCGCCCTGGCCGTATGGCTCCAGACGCGTTGGACGCGGAGTTGGGCGGCAATCACCCGCCTGCCTCGTTCCTCGCATCACGCCCCCGAGCGAAGCGAGACCCAAGCGAGTTTTTTGGAGGGATGGAGGGGGCTTGGGGTATCCTGCCCCCAGTTTGAAACAGCCTTGATCTAAGTGGAAGTCCGTGGCTTCTCAACAGGCAGGAGGTTTGCCATGAAGCGACGGAAGTGGACCCCGGAGCAGAAGACTCGGGTCGTCCTCGAAGGCCTTCGAGGACGACCCGTGGGCGAAGTGTGCGCCGAGTACGCCATCTCGCAGAACCAGTATTACAAGTGGCGCGATCAATTCCTTGCCCAGGCGCACAGAGCGTTCGAGCAAGAGCACGGCGCACAGCGTACGGCCAGACTTGAGCGCGAAAACATGAAGCTCAAAAGCCTGATCGGTGAGTTGACCATTGAGCTAAAAAAAAGCGGGCCGTTCGGATGAAGCGCGGACCATATGCAAAGGTCGCCGAGCGCAACGCCGACCTCCTGGCCCGCATTCGCGGCATCAAGGCCGACCATCCGTTCTGGGGATACCGTCGGGTCTGGGCGTTCCTGCGCTTCGTGGACGGCGTTGTCGTCGGCCAAAACCGCGTCTACCGGCTCATGAGCGAGCATGACCTCACGGTGAAGCCAACCTGCGACTCAAGGCCAAACGCAAGCCGACCGGCGTCAAGCCCCGGCCCTCGCGACCCAACGAGTGGTGGGGTATCGACATGACCAAAATCAAGATTGACGGCTACGGCTGGCTGTACGTGGTCATTGTGCTTGACTGGCGCACCAAGAAGGTCGTCGGCCACTACGCCGGCGATCAAGCCAAGGCATGGCATTGGCTCTCGGCGCTCAACGCGGCTGTCGGCAGGCAGTTCCCCGAAGGCGTGCGCGGCGGCGGTCTTCATCTCATGGCCGACAACGGCTGCCAACCGACCTCGACGAGCTTTATGAAGGCTTGCCGCGTCATGGACATCAAACTCGCCTTCACCAGCTACAACAACCCCAAAGGCAACGCCGACACAGAGCGCTTCATGCGCACCATGAAGGAAGAGCTGGTCTGGATCAATGAATGGCGTAGCCCGACGGCCTTTTACCAAGCCTTGGGCTCCTGGATCGAAGAATACAACCAAGGCTACCTGCACTCGGCGCTGGGGTATAAAACCCCGGTGACAACCGAGCAGGAACTGATCAACTCGCGGACTCTCTTACAAAAGGCTTGCTAAACCGGGGGCAGTACAGGGGGCAGGATAAGGGTATCCTTTTTTGTCGCCAGAAAAAAAGGTTCCCTTCCTCCCCAACTTCCTATTTCACAATGTCGTGGTACTGGCTTCGTTGGCGCAGTTCGTGGGTTTTGTATTCGTCGAAGCGGTCGCCGAGGTTGGTGGGTTTGGGGCGTCGGGGGAGAGTGAGCCGCTTGAGGATGAGGAGTATGGCGACCAGGGCCAGGGCTGCCAGGGCGTAGGGCATCCAGGTGCTCATGGCTCCTCCGTGGCTGGTCCGGGTTGGTTGGTGAATCCGGCGAGCGGACCCATGACGTGGCGGTCGCGGATGGCCACGGGCTCGCTTTGCATGTACAGCGCCACCAGTTCGGCCACGGACTGCAGGGAGTCGGTGTGGGTGCGTTCGTAGCCGTGGGAGGCGTCCACGCCGAAGCAGGCCAGGGCGGTGCGCAGGTCGTTGCCCGCTTCGATGGCCGCGGCGGCGTCGCAGCGGTAGTATTTGAAGACGTCGCGCTGGTGGGGGATTCCGGCCTGGTGGCAGATTTCCAGCAGCTTGTGGGTCAGGTGGTAGTCGAAGGGTCCGGAGGAATCCATCATGGCCAGGGTGACGCCGAATTCCTTGGAGTTCTGGTCGCGTCCGGAGGGCGCGTTGTCGATGGAGACCAACTCGGCCACGTCGCCGTGCAGCACGCTGGACGCGCCCGAGCCCACCTCCTCGGTGAGGGTGAACAGCAGGTGGCAGTCCACGGGCAGTTCCGCGCCGCTTTCAACGGCGTGCTTGGCCGCGGCCATGAGGATGGCCACCCCGGCCTTGTCGTCCAGGTGGCGGGAGTTGATGAAGCCGGTGGGGGTGACTTCCGGGGCGGCGTCGAAGGCCACGAAGTCGCCCACGTGGATTTCCATCCATTCCAGGTCCTCGCGGCAGGTGACGTACTCGTCCAGCCGCACCTCCACGTTGTCCCAGTCCACGGGCTGGGTGTCGATCTGGTGGTGGTAGGTGTGGCCGGAAGCCTTGTTGGGCAGCACGGTGCCGCGCAGGGGGCGTTTTTCGCAGAACACGGTGACGCGGGCCCCCTCGGCGAAGCGTGAGGACCAGGCGCCCACGGGCGCCAGTTTCAGGCGGCCGTTGTCCTTGAGTTCCGTGACCATGCCGCCGATGGTGTCCAGGTGGGCCACCACGGCCCGGTCCGGGCTGCTCATGCGTCCGGCGAGGTCGGCGCGGATGGCCCCGCGCCGGGTCAGCTCGAAGGGGATGGACAGCTGCCGCAACTCGTCGCACAGGAAGCGGACGATATTGTCCGTGTAGCCCGTGGGGCTGGGTATCTGGACCAGCCGCAGCAGCAGGTCCAGGCAGTAGTCCATGTCGATCTCCGGCCGCTGGAGGCTGATGCCCGCGACCCCGCTCTGCGGATCACTCATTGGCCGCTCCGCGCCGGTCCATGTACGTGGCCAATTCTTCCATGTCGAAGTCATAGCCATTGGATTTGGCGAAGGCAATGACCTGCAGCGGGTCGCTCATGGCCTTGACCGCGCGCAACGCCTCCTCGTCCGCGGCCAGCCATTCCAGGAATCGGCGAAGCTGTTCCGTGCTCATGTCTCCTCCTCGCCCTGGCCGTACTCCCCGGCCAGCGGCCGGCCCCGGACGGCTGTCTGGGGAAAGAGCAGGTCCAGGTAGGCCTCGGCCGTGGGCTGGGGCTCGTGGTTGGCCAGGCCGGGCCGCTCGTTGGCCTCGATGACCACGTAGTCCGGCCCCTCAACTTCCGGCACCATGAAGTCGAAGCCCACCACCGGGATGTCCAGCACGCGTGAGGCCTCCTCCGCGGCGCGGGCCAGCTCCGGATGCAGCTGGGGGGTGACGTCGTGGATGGTGCCGCCGGTGTGCAGGTTGGCGGTCTTGCGCACCTCGATTTCCTCGTCCTGTTCCACCACGTCGTTCCAGCCGTAGCCCGCCTCGCGCAGGCAGCGTTCGGTCTCGGCGTCCATGGGGATGGAGGACTCCCCGCCGGTGGCCGCGCCCCTGCGGCGGCTCTGCTTTTCGATGAGCTGGCGGGCGGTGTGCCGGCCCGTACCCAGAATACGGGCGGGCTTGCGTACGGCCGCGGCGATGAGCTTGTGGCCGATGACGATGAGGCGCAGGTCGTCGCCCTCCTCGAACCGTTCCAGCAGCACGTCGCCTGAGACCTTGCGCGCCTCGGCCACGGCCGCCTCCAGGGAGTCCGGGTCGCGCACGTCCACGGTGATGCCCGCGCCCTGCTCGCCCTGGCGCGGCTTGACCACCACCCGGCCGTGCTCGTTCAGGAAGGCGGTGTTTTCCTCGGGCGTGCCCGCCTTGGTCTGCTCAGGCACGCGGATGCCGGCGGCCGCCAGGGTGCGGCGGGTCAGGGCTTTGTCGTCGCAGCGCACGAAGGCGATGGCCGAGGTCAGTTCGGACAGCGACTCCCAGCAGACGATGGAGCGGCCGCCGTGGGTCAGCTCCACCAGCCCCTTTTCCTCGTCCAGAATGCGCACGCCCACGCCGCGCCGCCTGGCTTCCTTGACCACCAGGTCGGCGTAGGGGTTGAGGAAGTGCTTGCCCTCGGGCGGAGTGAAAAGCGGCTCGTTGATGGGATTGCGCACCTTCACCGCGAAAACCGGCACCCGCTTGAAGCCCAGCTTCTCATACAGCCCGATGGCCTGGACGTTGTCGTGCATCACGGAAAGATCCATGTAGTCGCGGCCGCGCGCCTGGAAGTATTCGATGGCGTGGCGCACCAGGGCCTCGCCCACGCCGGGAGCCTGGGCCTGGGTGTCCACGCCCAGGCACCAGAAGCTGGAGCCGTTTTCCGGGTCGCGGAAGGCCTCGGTGTGGTCCACGCCGGTGATGGTACCGATGACCTCCCCGGTGGAAACGTCCTCGGCCACGAAATAGTGCAGGGCCCGGGAGTGGCGCTTGCCGTGAACGAACTCCTCGTCCGGCTGCACCATGCCGCGCGAGGCGTAGATGCGGTTCATGGCCTCGGCGTCCTCCATGGTGGCCACCCGGCGGATGACGAAGCCTCCGTGCCTGCGCTTGGGCTGCTGGTACTGGCTGAACCACAGCCGGTAGGTGTGGGAGGGGTCCAGGAAGAGCCGGTCCGGGGCCAGGGAGAGCACCACGTGGGGGTCACGCAGGTAGAAGGCGATGTCCCGTCGTCCCTCCTCCTCGTTCAGCAGCTCCTCGGCCAGGCTCCCGGCGTCCTCGAAGGTGTGCCCCCACAGCAGCCTGCCCCAGCCGCAGTCCGTGACCGCGTCGCGCTTGATGCGCCGCGCGCTCTCCGGGTCCATCTCGCGCCAGGAGCGCACCGTGGGGACGCTGGACCGTTCCAGTCTGTGCCTGATGTTGGCGGCCATCGTTCCGTCCTCCTTACTTCACGCCCTGGGCTTGCAGCCACATTTCCAGCAAACCGAGCTGCCACAGCTTGGAGCCGCGCAACGGGGTGATGTGCTCCTCCGGCGCGTCCAGAAGCTCCCGCACGTAGTCGTCGTGGAACAGACCGCGCCGCTTGGCCTCCGGGGCGTGCAGCACGTCGCGCACGCTCTCCAGGAAGGGCCCGCGCAGGTACTTCAGGGCGGGCACCGGGAAATACCCCTTGGGCCGGTCGATGACCTCCGCCGGAATGACCCGGCGGGCGGCCTCCTTGAGCACGTGCTTGCCCCCGGACTTGACCTTCAGCTCCGCTGGGATGCGCCCGGCCATCTCCACAAGCTCGTGGTCCAGGAAGGGCACCCGCGCCTCAAGCCCCCAGGCCATGGTCATGTTGTCCACCCGCTTCACCGGGTCGTCAGTGAGCATGACCGTGGTGTCCAGCTTCAAGGCCTTGTCGATGGCCCGCTGGCTGCCGCCCGTCTCGAAGGCGCGGCGCACGAACTCCGTGGGCGCGTCGCCCGGGGACAGATGCTCCGGCCGCACCGCCCGCAGGTACTCCTCCCGGTCTCGGTCGAAGAACACCTTGGAGTAGTCGGCCACCGGGTCGGCGCTGTCCAGCAGCGGGGGATACCAGTGGTAGCCGCCGAAAACCTCGTCCGCGCCCTGGCCGCTCTGCACCACCTTCACGTGGCGGGAGACCTCGCGGGACAGCAGGTAGAAGCCCACGTTGTCGTGGCTGACCATGGGTTCGCTCATGGCCGCCACGCAGCCGGGCAGCGCCTTCAGGGTCTCCTCGGGGCTGATGCGCAACTTGTGGTGGCGGGTGCCGAACTCCCGCGCCACCACGTCGGAATACTTGAACTCGTCCCCCTCCTCGTCGCCCACGGTCTCGAAGCCGATGGAGAAGGTCTCCAGGCCGCGCTGGCCCGCCTTGGCCAACAGCCCCACCACCAGGGAGGAATCCAGGCCGCCGGAGAGCAGCACGCCCACGGGCACGTCCGCGGTTAGCCGCCGCTCCACGGAAAGCCGCATGGCCTCCAGCACCAGCTCCTGCCACTCCTCCTCGGAGCGCTGCTGGTCCTCTTGCTTGGTCGGGCCAAAGTCCGCGTCCCACCAGCGCTTGGGCTCGCCCACGCGGCCTTCCTCCACCACCATGGTGTGGCCCGGCTCCAGCTTGCGCACGCCCCGCAGGATGGTCAGCGGGGCCGGCACCACCGCGTGGAAGGTCAGGTAGTGGTGCAGGGCCTCGGGGTCGATGGAGTCGTCCACCCCGCCGGAAGCCAGCAGGGCGGGCAGGGTGGAAGCGAAGCGGAAGGCCCCGTCCACCCTGGAGAAATACAGCGGCTTGATGCCCAGCCGGTCGCGCGCCAGCAGCACGCGGCCCGAGTCACGCTCCCAGACGGCCAGGGCGAACATGCCCTGCAGCCGCTCAACAAAGCCGTCGCCCCAGGCGTGATACGCCTTGATCAGCACCTCGGTATCGCCCGAGGAAAAAAAGCGGTACCCCTTGCCTTGCAGCTCTTCCCGCAGTTCCTTGTAATTGTAGATGCATCCGTTGAACACGATGGACAGCCCAAGCTCCGGGTCCACCATGGGCTGGGCCGCCTTTTCCGACAAATCGATGATCTTCAGCCGCCGGTGGCCGAAAGCCGCCGCACCCTGGGCGCGCAGCCCCCGGCCGTCCGGGCCGCGCGGCGACATGCACCGCGCCATGGCCGCCACCGCCGAAACGTCGGCTTCCTCGGAATCCAAACGGATTTCACCACAAATACCGCACATACTTGGAAATCTCCTTGTCTGAACCAAAAAAGGGAAGAGGGGCGCGGAAACAAAAAGCCCCGCCACTCTTTCCTTCTACACCAGCCAAGGAAGAAGAAAAGGGGAACGCATCGAGGACATATCGGGTAGGAAAACGTACCCGAAGGGTAGAAGGAGGCAGGGAAGAGGGGGAGAAGGTTCCGCCTTCGGCGACCAGTGCCGCGCAGGCCCTGGTCGACCGGCTGGGCGAAATCTTCCTCTTCCCTTCTTCCGCTTCTTACAGCTGCGGCGGTCCCTGGACGATCATCTGGGACAGGGTGAGGTCCACCTTGGGGAGTTGGTTGAAGCGGGAGCCGAGGAAGGATTGTTCCAGTTCCACCAGGCGGCGGTAAAGGGGGGTTCGGTCCAGG
Proteins encoded:
- a CDS encoding zinc metalloprotease HtpX, which codes for MTSQLKTALLLGALTAIIVLIGRAIGGPGGMVIAFIIAVAMNVGSYWYSDKIVLRMYKAKELAEHDAPAIHKMVDDLAREAGIPKPKLMLVPQQQPNAFATGRSPSNAVVAVTQGIVQTLSPEELKGVIAHEMGHIKNRDILIQSIAAVLGGAIMILANIAQFTAIFGGMGGNDDEGGNPIAALALAIIAPFAAMLIQMAISRSREYLADRTGAALCHHPEHLASALEKISAHAQRQPMKGANPATENMFIISPFSAGRAAHLFATHPPVEDRVARLRSMAGKV
- a CDS encoding S1C family serine protease, coding for MRRVLLVLAVVAMLFATGCGTKKVPIAPDVDNPEIEKGDYREMPRIGMDRAIITVKRATRIGALYSGYTSDGKICNYTYDGALMWSSGRGHLSGQDDELAMLFYETMKREGYNVVGDPSVVFDRGDELGSARYRLAANVDDIQANICNEHGIWAGFPLGTTRGEMRLGVEWSVYDARQRRTVMQTDTIGYSNSTEGRSDGFYLLFTEAFEDATVDLANDESFHELAGEPPRRVETPDTISVCLDGRAKGNFAENNGKYLSSVVTVLANNSHGSGFVISGSGYVLTNSHVVGELEEVTLRFQQGYELPGKVIRNNPVRDVALIKCQAKLPALPIADGFPKPAQDVFAVGSPMKLAFDTTVTKGVVSAIRKDSSSGGHLIQADVSILGGNSGGPLFNAHGEVVGVSVSGYLDGMGTSTSINFFIPIQEALGGAGITDSCAERKD
- a CDS encoding transposase; translated protein: MKRRKWTPEQKTRVVLEGLRGRPVGEVCAEYAISQNQYYKWRDQFLAQAHRAFEQEHGAQRTARLERENMKLKSLIGELTIELKKSGPFG
- a CDS encoding IS3 family transposase, with the protein product MKRGPYAKVAERNADLLARIRGIKADHPFWGYRRVWAFLRFVDGVVVGQNRVYRLMSEHDLTVKPTCDSRPNASRPASSPGPRDPTSGGVST
- a CDS encoding integrase core domain-containing protein; the encoded protein is MTKIKIDGYGWLYVVIVLDWRTKKVVGHYAGDQAKAWHWLSALNAAVGRQFPEGVRGGGLHLMADNGCQPTSTSFMKACRVMDIKLAFTSYNNPKGNADTERFMRTMKEELVWINEWRSPTAFYQALGSWIEEYNQGYLHSALGYKTPVTTEQELINSRTLLQKAC
- a CDS encoding osmoprotectant NAGGN system M42 family peptidase, which encodes MSDPQSGVAGISLQRPEIDMDYCLDLLLRLVQIPSPTGYTDNIVRFLCDELRQLSIPFELTRRGAIRADLAGRMSSPDRAVVAHLDTIGGMVTELKDNGRLKLAPVGAWSSRFAEGARVTVFCEKRPLRGTVLPNKASGHTYHHQIDTQPVDWDNVEVRLDEYVTCREDLEWMEIHVGDFVAFDAAPEVTPTGFINSRHLDDKAGVAILMAAAKHAVESGAELPVDCHLLFTLTEEVGSGASSVLHGDVAELVSIDNAPSGRDQNSKEFGVTLAMMDSSGPFDYHLTHKLLEICHQAGIPHQRDVFKYYRCDAAAAIEAGNDLRTALACFGVDASHGYERTHTDSLQSVAELVALYMQSEPVAIRDRHVMGPLAGFTNQPGPATEEP
- a CDS encoding Nif11-like leader peptide family natural product precursor, with the protein product MSTEQLRRFLEWLAADEEALRAVKAMSDPLQVIAFAKSNGYDFDMEELATYMDRRGAANE
- the ngg gene encoding N-acetylglutaminylglutamine synthetase: MAANIRHRLERSSVPTVRSWREMDPESARRIKRDAVTDCGWGRLLWGHTFEDAGSLAEELLNEEEGRRDIAFYLRDPHVVLSLAPDRLFLDPSHTYRLWFSQYQQPKRRHGGFVIRRVATMEDAEAMNRIYASRGMVQPDEEFVHGKRHSRALHYFVAEDVSTGEVIGTITGVDHTEAFRDPENGSSFWCLGVDTQAQAPGVGEALVRHAIEYFQARGRDYMDLSVMHDNVQAIGLYEKLGFKRVPVFAVKVRNPINEPLFTPPEGKHFLNPYADLVVKEARRRGVGVRILDEEKGLVELTHGGRSIVCWESLSELTSAIAFVRCDDKALTRRTLAAAGIRVPEQTKAGTPEENTAFLNEHGRVVVKPRQGEQGAGITVDVRDPDSLEAAVAEARKVSGDVLLERFEEGDDLRLIVIGHKLIAAAVRKPARILGTGRHTARQLIEKQSRRRGAATGGESSIPMDAETERCLREAGYGWNDVVEQDEEIEVRKTANLHTGGTIHDVTPQLHPELARAAEEASRVLDIPVVGFDFMVPEVEGPDYVVIEANERPGLANHEPQPTAEAYLDLLFPQTAVRGRPLAGEYGQGEEET
- a CDS encoding N-acetylglutaminylglutamine amidotransferase, producing the protein MCGICGEIRLDSEEADVSAVAAMARCMSPRGPDGRGLRAQGAAAFGHRRLKIIDLSEKAAQPMVDPELGLSIVFNGCIYNYKELREELQGKGYRFFSSGDTEVLIKAYHAWGDGFVERLQGMFALAVWERDSGRVLLARDRLGIKPLYFSRVDGAFRFASTLPALLASGGVDDSIDPEALHHYLTFHAVVPAPLTILRGVRKLEPGHTMVVEEGRVGEPKRWWDADFGPTKQEDQQRSEEEWQELVLEAMRLSVERRLTADVPVGVLLSGGLDSSLVVGLLAKAGQRGLETFSIGFETVGDEEGDEFKYSDVVAREFGTRHHKLRISPEETLKALPGCVAAMSEPMVSHDNVGFYLLSREVSRHVKVVQSGQGADEVFGGYHWYPPLLDSADPVADYSKVFFDRDREEYLRAVRPEHLSPGDAPTEFVRRAFETGGSQRAIDKALKLDTTVMLTDDPVKRVDNMTMAWGLEARVPFLDHELVEMAGRIPAELKVKSGGKHVLKEAARRVIPAEVIDRPKGYFPVPALKYLRGPFLESVRDVLHAPEAKRRGLFHDDYVRELLDAPEEHITPLRGSKLWQLGLLEMWLQAQGVK